A DNA window from Argopecten irradians isolate NY chromosome 10, Ai_NY, whole genome shotgun sequence contains the following coding sequences:
- the LOC138333590 gene encoding uncharacterized protein → MAHSQRNMDDVVRSAIELVLTTNKDDPFPILKELLDRHIINDEHFSTFLHADHANGEEHLWINLSDHLRRHCTIFTLICILLKIGQIELAQRLVDLAEHNRCERRIARVNRVQTDNHKSIRLFFKNLKSQVHDATLKNPREALRCLAERYYRKLNCESNASRQYYFADKLVAILGVEIDAHAITFNDKLSSHALFDELKALVPASSNTMMTDVSYFGRLANANAIGGRFDEGQTMLVKAQYSAATFTSCLEVANMFYIQVYFLLWEFEATGSPQLKHLLLETAEKGIASLQDEDNDIRVLWTRMFLLRMIFCLLGIGNRANILQGFLPSSQDIAQAQCLLQRLRWEGIWNGIETRREMFYWVAMSRLNALQGQIAEAKVNAITAQKLAFSGKFKELTFITSCVEVLERASYDSSHEDTTTERNRHGDSDPETRPYTDSNIAYELNNGLSADSNRTCDYDGLNSYAGQNWLSREYNRQVCCFDFRQMSNDK, encoded by the coding sequence ATGGCGCATTCTCAAAGAAACATGGATGACGTAGTCAGATCCGCCATAGAATTGGTACTAACTACCAACAAAGACGACCCGTTTCCCATTCTGAAAGAATTGTTGGATCGTCATATTATCAACGACGAACATTTCAGCACCTTTTTACACGCTGACCATGCCAATGGGGAAGAACATCTTTGGATAAATCTCTCTGACCATCTTCGACGTCACTGTACAATTTTCACATTGATATGCATTTTGTTAAAGATAGGGCAAATCGAGCTGGCTCAGAGGCTTGTCGATCTCGCAGAACATAATCGATGTGAACGAAGAATCGCTAGAGTTAACAGGGtacagacagacaaccataAATCTATcagattgtttttcaaaaatttgaaatCACAAGTTCACGATGCAACTTTGAAAAATCCAAGAGAAGCTCTTCGCTGTCTGGCTGAAAGATATTACAGGAAATTAAACTGTGAAAGCAATGCTTCTAGACAATATTATTTCGCTGACAAGTTAGTCGCCATCTTAGGGGTTGAAATAGACGCGCATGCGATCACATTTAATGACAAGCTTTCCAGTCATGCGCTCTTTGATGAACTGAAAGCTCTCGTCCCTGCTAGCAGTAATACTATGATGACTGACGTAAGCTATTTCGGTAGACTTGCTAACGCTAATGCCATAGGTGGTCGGTTTGACGAAGGACAGACAATGTTAGTGAAAGCACAGTACTCGGCAGCAACTTTTACATCCTGTTTGGAAGTAgcaaacatgttttatattcagGTTTATTTTTTGCTGTGGGAGTTCGAAGCTACTGGATCTCCGCAATTGAAACACCTACTTCTAGAGACGGCCGAGAAAGGCATCGCCAGTCTGCAGGATGAGGATAATGACATCAGAGTATTATGGACCAGGATGTTTCTTCTTAGAATGATATTCTGTTTACTTGGTATTGGGAACCGCGCAAACATTCTTCAAGGTTTTCTACCAAGCAGTCAAGACATCGCACAGGCACAATGCTTGTTACAGAGGCTGAGATGGGAAGGAATTTGGAACGGCATCGAGACGAGACGGGAGATGTTTTACTGGGTGGCAATGTCGAGATTGAACGCATTACAGGGACAGATTGCGGAAGCCAAAGTCAATGCTATTACGGCCCAAAAGTTGGCATTTTCTGGAAAATTCAAGGAACTGACATTCATTACAAGTTGTGTAGAGGTATTAGAACGTGCTTCCTACGATAGCTCTCATGAAGATACGACAACGGAGAGAAATCGTCATGGTGACTCTGACCCAGAAACTCGGCCATATACTGACAGTAACATCGCTTATGAACTTAACAATGGTTTAAGTGCTGACAGCAACAGAACTTGTGATTATGATGGTCTCAATAGCTACGCAGGTCAAAACTGGCTATCTCGGGAATATAATAGACAAGTATGTTGCTTTGATTTCAGACAGATGAGCAATGACAAATAA
- the LOC138332648 gene encoding putative uncharacterized protein ENSP00000383309 produces MRKLDSGLLAETHYLKTVLISNKLSLNDRLHLQHTPSPLRPFSPPTYSVYKTVLISNILRLQDRSHLQHTPFPRPFSSPTYSVYKTALISNILRLQDRSHLQHTPSPLRPFSPPTCSVSTTVLISNILRLQDLSHLQHTPSPLRPFSPPTCSVSKTVLISNILRIQDRSHLQHTPSPRPFSSPTYSVSKTVLISNILRLQDLSHLQHTPSTRPFSPPTCSVSTTVLISNILSLQDLSHLQHTQSPRPFSPPT; encoded by the coding sequence ATGAGGAAGCTAGACTCTggtctcctggccgagacacattaTTTAAAGACCGTTCTCATTTCCAACAAACTCAGTCTCAACGACCGTCTTCATTTACAACATACTCCGTCTCCACTGAGACCGTTCTCACCTCCAACATACTCCGTCTACAAGACCGTTCTCATCTCCAACATACTCCGTCTACAAGACCGTTCTCATCTCCAACATACTCCGTTTCCAAGACCGTTCTCATCTCCAACATACTCCGTATACAAGACCGCTCTCATCTCCAACATACTCCGTCTCCAAGACCGTTCTCATCTCCAACATACTCCGTCTCCACTGAGACCGTTCTCACCTCCAACATGTTCAGTCTCCACGACCGTTCTCATCTCCAACATACTCCGTCTTCAAGACCTTTCTCATCTCCAACATACTCCGTCTCCACTGAGACCGTTCTCACCTCCAACATGTTCAGTCTCCAAGACCGTTCTCATCTCCAACATACTCCGTATACAAGACCGCTCTCATCTCCAACATACTCCGTCTCCAAGACCGTTCTCATCTCCAACATACTCCGTCTCCAAGACCGTTCTCATCTCCAACATACTCCGTCTACAAGACCTTTCTCATCTCCAACATACTCCGTCTACAAGACCGTTCTCACCTCCAACATGTTCAGTCTCCACGACCGTTCTCATCTCCAACATACTCAGTCTCCAAGACCTTTCTCATCTCCAACATACTCAGTCTCCAAGGCCGTTCTCACCTCCAACATAA